GAAAATAATAACCGTTTCTCTAATTGATTCAGACCAAGATGTTTATCAGCTGAACGTTCTATGCTTAAAGGATTTTGAGTGAAGCTGAGAAAGAGAGGAGGTTACTCACTAACTACACATATAAGTGAAGAAATTATTCACATTTGTTATGTGATATGCTCCTATTtatcaataatttaataatattattaaaatattataattgTAATATAAATTTGTTCTTTACCATAGTGCAAGGTAAAACTAAAAATTTGTCACAAAATTCTTCTACTATTCCACCTTCTTCTTGTTAttccatttttttctctattttcgATAATAATATTGCTAGCTCTAACCATTAGATTTTGCAGCCGAACACTCCCGAATCACGATAGATCCCAAATCCATGTTGCGCTGCCCCATGAGTGGATGCAGATGAAAAAGGGAGGGTCCCAAGAGAAGGACGGATGAATACCTCCAATTCGATTTGAGCCGAGATGCTCCACCGGCCAGAGCGGAGGGAAGAACGCCACAGGAAATAGAAGGCGAGGTCTACGGGGTTAGGGAGGAGAGGAGTCCACCCCACGCCGTGCCCTCTTCGCCAGTGCTCACGCCGATGTAAGGGTGAAGGCTTGGCGTCTCCataaagagagaagggagagatggAGGAGAGTTAAGGTGAGGGTTTCCTCAGCGAAAACAGAATAGGGAGTAGAGGTGAGGGGTGGTGTATTTTGGTTATCCATTTTCTCTATTTCTAAAAATACTTTGAAACTATAACAAATGAAAGAAATTTTTTTGTGAAGTTGTGTATGGTTtattaaaaatgattttattcaTGCAACTTTaaccatatatatatcatgtaAAAATAATCGATATTTTTACGAAAACTATAACTTTACCAATAATAAGCTCACCGTGATAGGTCAAGCTCATATATGGGTGGGCCAATACGTCAAAACATGTTACAAACTACTTTGTTTTTAGATAACAAAATAAGGCGCTATTGTCACATTTTTTGTGAAAATGACCGACAAAAATAATACAACTCAATAGCATGGCATCGATAAAGGAGGCCTAGGAGGCTAGGACGCGTTCTAAACTGTGTTCCGGCTTGGCTACTTGCTCAATTTTTGTTACACATTTCTTAACCTGCAAAATGTTACGTTACATGTGGAAGCTTTGtgtacaaaagttgctttaaaaaatcaaataaatctatttacaagtttttaataactaatactaaagcaatcatatgctaattatatttcATTTTTAGCTTACGGCTAATCAGTTGTTTCAAACCGCAGTTTAGAATAGCTTTAAGCCTTGATGAGCATCAGTTTGGTACCAAAAAGTAGAGAGGGATCGACAACAAGACAAAAACAGAGAAACAATTGCCGtcgggaagaagaggagagaaaagaagatgGGTAATGCGGAGTGCTATTTTcgttgtttttaatatatacatGGATGACgaatggaaagaaaaactttttAGGATTATGTTAAATGAAAACCAGCtttcttgttctttttcttAGAAAGTTATTGGATGTAGACACCACTTTCAAATTCTTGGTGGATAATATGGTGattatgtttattttattagtTAAGATAATAATCACAATACATGTAgatgttttttttgtgtgttttattGCACTCTAGTAATTGATATAGGCTATTCCTTTTGCCTCGAATTACCGCCTTTGGTGCGACATATAATGAACGCGGGATAATGGGATAgtaattttatatagttaaaaatgtattggttttgttatcaATTTAATATAGTTTGTTGGCAAGGAATAAAAGAAACGGATCCTAATAGTGGTGGTGGGAAGGGGATGAGGTAGTTGTGCGGTCAGCAAAAGGAGTAATACAGCGCGCCAATCAACTCATGTGTCCTAGTGATATGGGACCAAGGCACACGGAAAAGTGGGAGTGAGCCCTTTTCATCGTTAAAGGTAATTTCACTTGCAACCTTAAAGGTAATTATTTCATACCATGTATGTTGATGCGGGAATATGTTTGAATATAACATAGGCAAATTTAATGCTTCCTTACTCGGCACGTTGATTACTGTTAATTACAGGCATCGTCAATCCAGTAATAGAAACAATTTTGATGAGGTAGCTAAACGCAGTGGCTGCTCGTGGttataattatatatacatcTAATTTTTTATTAGCATATGCATATAAAATTGAACATGTAACGCTATCCAAAATTGATGTCATTAGTGTCCTATTGTTTGCTAGATTAAGTAATCTTTATAAGGGTGGAGAAGAGATTAATGGTGTTATTTTAATTGGTGGGGAAGTGGAGGGTATTTTTACCTAACAAGTAGTACCACAGAAACAATTTTGATGAGGTGGTTAAACGTGTGGCTCCTTGTGGTTGTAATTATATAGAGAAAAGGACATAAAAAAATCCCCACCCATTAAAGGAAGGAAGTAGATTCCACTACATTGTGGTTTGTACTTTGCAGggattttttaagataatggaaattATCTTGATGGATAACGAGAAAACTAACTGAAACACTCTAAAGACAGAGATAACACcatcataaaaaaatcatactgCTAAACATATTCCTCCTCAAACTTGAAAACAAAGTTGCCAAGATCAACGCCCGATCATGGTGCTGGACGAATATTGTGCACATCACCGCCAACAATTTGATGTTGAGCCAAAGCGAAAGGTATCATCGGAGAGTAATTGATTTGCAAAACAATTGTGTAACCAAATCTTGCCACTACCATGGCTATCGAAGTCGATCGGACGAGGAAACCAGCGCTAAAGATGACACATCCTGCCATTGTTCTTGTCGGTGTTGGCCGCACTCACGAAGGTCACAACCAAGACTAAGGATGGCGACCACAATGAGACAATGGCTAGAACCTAGTCATGCAACGCGAAGAACTGCTGATGGACGTAGCACAACCACACCCGAATCCTTATCCCGACCTTGTACACCACCAACAACGGTCCATCGTCGACCGCTGCTGAGGGCTCACTAGCgctgagggacgacgacgagaggAGCCAATCCACGAGAGCCTGAACGACGACACCACGATGAGGTCTTCTCACCTCCACCGTAAGTAGGTTTGTCGTCGTTTGATGGTGACAATGAGAGATATGATTGCCTTCTTGGTGGATCACcaatccttgtgaaagccttAGATCATCGTGTAGATCCCCTTGGGGTGATTGTATTTTGTAGGGCTAATATTGGTTCGTAGGACtagtcactggtggagaaaccctttgtactcccggttcgtaacccccctttagtcccggttatccaACCGgaactacgaatccgggactaaagatcgctatctttagtcccgggtgaaataaccgggactaaagatcatctttagtcccggttggagggtagcggcagtcccattaggtctccttttttttttcattattttttagccagagtttaatccctatattttctcccaaatcaagtgggatgcatattcccaaatcaaaccccaaatcaaagtaacatcccaaaacattcacataaaaaatcttaagttacttgtacacacaaatcaaatacatcacaaatcttaaaaaaatacacacaaaccaaatacatcacatattatacatctcagatccatacaacaaatcacaaaattatacatctcagtgaatcacaaattgtaaaaaaaaaagaaaaaaaagaatggatgCGGtagcgccgcctgccgccgctcgctacTCGGCCTGCGTGCGGCCCCGTCGGCCGCcccgccgggcgcggccccgccTGATGGGtgcgggaagggaggagggggaggaggcggccctCGCTAGGCATCGGATGGGaatggaggagggggaggagtgggccgggatgggaggaggaaggggaggagggggaggaggagagggagatggatctgaggagaggagaggccggTTGTTGAGGAGATTGAGGCCGGTTGTGGGGGAGAGGATAGggaatagggattatatactacgcgtGATTTTagtatctttactcccggttggtaattaaagtggtgatctttagtcccggtttgtgacaccaaccgggactaaagatccccgcCCCTCTGACAAGGGACTaacaggggatgaaccgggactaaagatcatctttagtgttaccaaccgggactaaagatcgtagaaTGGCTATGgggttttaaaccgggactaaaaatcatctttagtccggATTCTTTTTATAACCGCGACTATTGTGGTTTTAGGGCGACCGAGCAAAGATCAGTTTTCCAGTAGTAGTAGTTTGGGTTCTCTAAACTTTGATAGATAATTAGCTTGTTTATTTAAGTTTTCGCTTCTGGGCTGGGCTGAGAAACTGCTTACaagaacaaatttatttttaattagtaAATTACTTATGATTATAAATCTAAcatttatattatttatataaaACATAATTAGATAATCCCAAAACTACTGTTGGTCAATCCTTTACTTAATtggagatgagagagatagcaACAAATATGCCAAGTGGGTGGCAACTGCATAGTACATTGCACACAACATTGCATATTAATTTTGTAGAAATGACTAATGGAGTCAACTTTATATATAAGCCATGATAAACAAATGACAGTTTTATTCTTTGTAGCATCCGTGTACttaatgtccaaaaatcaaacTCTTGCCTTTTATTAATTAGtatgggtgaatagctaatttaatCCCTCAAGTTTCACTGAAGGCTTAATTTGGTCATTCTAagtatttgttttggcttaaaATCATCCTTAGGTTTACTTAATATGTCATATGGCTATTTTCTAGTCAACAATTCTGTTAGAAAATATCTCTTTTGCCCTTAACttgtatacaactatacactagagaaaagaaaatcaaaatgaATAAACAATATTGCATATGTACTTCACATTATTTCAACACGTGTACATGAAACTTAAGCCTAATGGCTATTGTATACACTTGcaagtacataatttatttttgtttaacATAAATTGCTATGCATCATTTATAAAAGGAATTCATTGCATGTAattttttctctcatatatgtgaatgaggggGTATAAGTGTCGTTTATTAAGAGAGTTGTTGGTTGTGTGGGTTTAAGGATAAGtttgaattaaaataaaaacttgaaaGACTAATATGGACAGATTGAAACATTAAATACTAAACTAATCCTTGCGTGAAACTTGGAGGACCACTTTAGCACATTAAGAACTAAACTAATCCTTGGATAAAACTTGGAAGACCACTTTGGCAAGACGGCATGACAAATATTTGACATGACAGCGATGCTCCAACACTGTAATTCATTGTCACGGATAAATAAACTGCTCAGATCCTTTCCTTTGGTCCCACTGATATTATGATtttgctagctgctgctgtATCTGTAGGAGAGCATACCTTTCCAATTTGACGACCAGAGAAAGACAATGAAAAGGTTCATGTGCTGCATATCTAATGGGCCTGTTTCAAGCCCAATTGGCCTAATTTCAGGCCTGTCCCTGAATAGCACTATACAAAAACATACACCAAAATCGCCAGCTATTATGCAGCAGTTTACAgctcacagaaaaaaaaaagtgttcgCATCACATTGATATACCTAAGAAAAGTTCATGCATTCAGTATGAACAGTTGTCAAAGCAGTAGTgaagatggaaaaaaaaggggacCATGCTTCATGGGTTATGTTTTCTGTGATCCAATCATTGCAAGGACAAACAATGTAGGTATCGATGACAAAATTTGACTGCTATAGATGAGAAGAGGACACAAAATCGCTCAGCAGTTCACTTTGACATTTTGTGACTTGCTGGCTAACTGATTCTCCACCGTTTGATATATTCCCACGAAAACTCAAAATTGCCATTTTGATAAAACTGGCGTTTTTTTGGTCTAAAGAAGCCCAAGGGCAAGTAAAGGAAACTCATGGATGAGGAGCAAACAAAATTCCCATGAAATGGTTCATATGGCCATGACTTTTGCACATAAGGCATGGGCTTACGCTTCCATCTTGTCGAAAGAATCCAGCAGATGCTCGATGTCCGGGGTTACAATCGCGCGCTTGCTGATCTCTCCCAAGGTGCAGCAGTGCTTTTCTCTGGCGTTAATTGCCGCAACCTCCTGGACAAACATGCAATTTGAACCCGGAGAGACCTGCACGGTTGTTTCAGTTTTGATATAGCATGGGGCCATGGAAAACATAAAGATAGAATGCTGGGGCATAGAGTTTTCATACTCACATCAAAGAGTGAATCTCCGATCTTCATCTTCACTTTACCGCTCCTATATACAAGTATCTTCCCCATGAAACCTTCTGGAAGGTCTTTGAGCTTAGAGCCAAGGACTTTTGGTGGCCTTGTTCCTGCATGCATCTCCTTAGAGCTTGTGCTTGTAGGTTCAGCATCCACCCCATCGCCTTTATCTGTCTCTGCGACTGAGTCTGGCTGCTTTGGTAATGGAAGAGATGCAGGCATCTGGAAGAAAAGCAACTGTGCTTTGTCTGACCGATGCTGTCAAATGTCAATACATCAATCAGCAAAACGGACTTGCCTTCGCCACTTTAACAGGTCTAAAAGTTAAAAGGCTAGGATGCATATGCTACACAGAGTACAATTCTATTTGCTTTTAAGCTACACTCCAGTTACCAGAAATGAAACATTGAACTTAAACACCAGGACACACCATTAGTCCAAGTTCTTCTGCTGTGGTTAATTCACCATCTTGGGCTCCGGTGGCAGAAGACTCTCCAAACTCCTCTTCATTAAGAATTTCTGGATTATGAACAGAAGAGACATAAGGTTTGGTTGAAGAAAATGATTCTACCTAGTCTGGAAGGACCAACAAGATACCAGGATCTCCAGAATACGGTCTCCTCAGTGGGAGAGTAACAGGATAGTCACTGTGGGTATAGTCCTGTGAGGAATCAAGTAAATAAGGAGTGGAAAGAAGGAATCCCACATAAGTGAACTTGATATCTTTATTTACTCACCCATGGTTCAACATATTCTTTTGGTAATTTTGAAGCTGATCCATCTGAATATGCATGTAAACAAAGCTTGTCAATATCCAAACAAAGTAATCCATACAGCTGAATAAGTAATAAAGATTATGTGTCCTTACAAAAGACAAGCAACGCTTGCAATACTATCCAGTTTGATGATATATACAGTAAAGTCAATATACACTTGACTACCAAGTGGATGGTTCAGCTAAAGATAAAACATTGGACACACATAATATCTTAATACCTGCTGAACTTTGCATGGGAAATGATCTTGCATACGACGAGTTCCCCTGTCCAAATGCAACTTGAGTACGCATTTCTACGATGACAACAAAGCACGACATCAGTAGCAAGTAAGCATGTAAATCAAGAGAGAAGGCCAACATCATCAGAAATACTCTGTACATTAATGGGACCTTTTACTACACAAAATAATGATTAGGCATGGAATGAATCAGTGAAATGCTATTTTGATGCATCCTTTGCGCATAACATTTCTCAGGGCATTCCAATGCATTAAGCATTCAATTATACTGCTTAGAATAGGATGAAAATCAAATCATACTCTTCTAACAGACCAGTGTTTTGCTTGCAACAAATTTTCATCCTCTGATACAACCGAACCACACACTTGTACTTGACCAACTAAGAAACCACTTGCAATTG
This window of the Oryza sativa Japonica Group chromosome 4, ASM3414082v1 genome carries:
- the LOC136356285 gene encoding uncharacterized protein; the encoded protein is MPVLVFVCGDQALLFLVVVFLLPGLHRRRALLSHRRHRRRFFLAGLLSPGALRDPLPLAGWPGAPVGRTAAPAHRARRAPTALGKLPRRIVLIRFSRLPEDLCFFSCMMDSKGKVKKETDGLPPRKGGLKFAPKVRPKKAPKIVPKTEPAEESKDETVDKELLMKLKTSQSTDPFVRKFKTEKKEMRTQVAFGQGNSSYARSFPMQSSADGSASKLPKEYVEPWDYTHSDYPVTLPLRRPYSGDPEILNEEEFGESSATGAQDGELTTAEELGLMHRSDKAQLLFFQMPASLPLPKQPDSVAETDKGDGVDAEPTSTSSKEMHAGTRPPKVLGSKLKDLPEGFMGKILVYRSGKVKMKIGDSLFDVSPGSNCMFVQEVAAINAREKHCCTLGEISKRAIVTPDIEHLLDSFDKMEA